One window from the genome of Paenibacillus azoreducens encodes:
- a CDS encoding serine hydrolase domain-containing protein, with the protein MEQKRSLMFRLVMILLIMFTGDVLTPLQTHNVHANPAQTIAHTAKIDTYVESLMNKLQIPGVAVGIVKGEQVVYLKGYGISGPNQQPITPQTPFIIGSSSKSFTALATMQLVEQGKINLDAPVQNYLPNFRLADQDASRKILVKDLLHQVSGLSTYDGRRVFSNTIPSIDELIVHLKHTSLTEPVGSTFQYSNLNYDILGGIVQSVSNESYSEYIQNHIFKPLEMRNSFTSTQKAKNEGLATGYQSIFGFMVPMKQPDNPSLLASGYLISSAEDMANYLIAQLNNGRFRHTSIASAESISQMHQPYAPSVSGYYGMGWEIGGNTIHHSGDIESFHSDMILDGDTGIVVLINSQDYLVRGRHLGMFASGINEIMKGQEPSQEGISNISGTYVVIDLICSGIITLMGISIYNLFKWSKKGKTSPFRIFVFITCLLIFNIIIPAAILIIIENYLAPWSMVFSFLPGIGHLMFTLCLLSLCIGIVKVVLLIRKSKLFFVKGVSQ; encoded by the coding sequence ATGGAGCAAAAAAGAAGCCTAATGTTTAGACTGGTAATGATCCTACTCATCATGTTCACAGGTGATGTTTTAACACCTCTGCAAACGCATAACGTTCATGCGAACCCGGCGCAAACTATCGCCCATACAGCAAAAATCGATACTTATGTAGAATCTCTGATGAACAAGCTTCAAATTCCAGGTGTTGCTGTAGGAATTGTGAAGGGAGAGCAAGTGGTCTACTTAAAAGGGTATGGGATCTCCGGTCCCAATCAGCAACCGATTACTCCTCAAACTCCTTTTATTATAGGCTCAAGCAGCAAATCATTTACGGCTTTGGCCACGATGCAACTGGTTGAACAGGGAAAAATCAACCTGGATGCACCTGTACAGAACTATTTACCGAACTTTAGATTAGCCGATCAGGATGCGTCTAGGAAGATTTTAGTCAAGGATCTTTTGCATCAGGTCAGTGGATTATCCACCTATGATGGCCGACGCGTATTCTCGAACACTATTCCATCTATTGATGAGCTTATCGTTCATCTGAAACACACATCCCTAACCGAACCTGTAGGCTCCACATTTCAATATTCCAATTTAAATTACGATATACTTGGCGGAATTGTTCAATCTGTCTCCAATGAGTCCTATTCCGAGTATATTCAAAACCATATTTTCAAACCCTTGGAGATGAGAAATAGCTTCACTTCTACGCAAAAGGCAAAAAATGAGGGGTTAGCCACAGGATATCAATCCATCTTTGGCTTTATGGTTCCTATGAAGCAGCCGGATAATCCGTCCCTGCTTGCATCCGGCTACCTCATTTCCAGTGCAGAGGATATGGCAAATTATTTGATCGCCCAACTCAATAATGGAAGGTTTCGTCATACATCCATAGCGTCTGCCGAAAGTATCTCGCAAATGCACCAGCCATACGCTCCGTCAGTGAGTGGTTATTACGGCATGGGATGGGAAATTGGCGGTAACACCATTCATCACAGTGGGGATATAGAGAGCTTCCACTCTGATATGATACTGGATGGGGATACGGGCATCGTGGTATTGATTAACTCCCAAGATTATCTCGTTCGCGGTCGTCACCTCGGCATGTTTGCATCAGGAATTAATGAAATTATGAAGGGTCAAGAACCATCACAAGAGGGGATTTCCAACATATCCGGAACCTACGTTGTGATCGACCTTATTTGTTCAGGCATCATAACTTTAATGGGCATATCAATTTACAACCTCTTTAAATGGAGTAAAAAAGGTAAGACCAGTCCTTTTCGGATCTTTGTTTTTATAACCTGTCTTCTTATCTTTAACATCATTATTCCTGCTGCAATCCTAATCATCATAGAGAATTACTTAGCTCCATGGAGTATGGTCTTCTCGTTTTTACCAGGCATTGGACATCTGATGTTTACCCTTTGCTTGTTATCGTTATGCATTGGTATTGTTAAAGTAGTATTACTTATTCGCAAGAGTAAACTATTCTTTGTGAAGGGCGTTTCGCAATGA
- a CDS encoding LacI family DNA-binding transcriptional regulator has translation MSTIRDVAKLANVSTATVSRVLNNDTKYKITDETRERVWQAVTQLNYKISSSPKRKVSTKDHSKSKSHIKIGCVLSVTKDKYNDPYFMSILSGVEERLLSAGYNLDFIRTGIELNNNKILFNTFSEPITGLILMESLNNETYEYIRKQVPYIVGIDTEREDIDNVGYDHYHVASMAVNHLIEKGHTHIGYIGGGGLRGNLKGSRRYQGYYATMHAAGLTVNPDWVMDCMWDETVCIEQINHLCQAKNLPTAFFVGSDLMAMAALNGLYNNDISVPNEVAVIGLSNIEVSKYSNPPLSTIDVPTKEIGMVAVDNLIDRINGNQLLPKKVILPTRLVVRSST, from the coding sequence ATGAGTACGATTCGGGATGTTGCCAAATTAGCCAATGTATCCACTGCCACCGTATCCAGAGTTTTAAACAATGATACGAAATATAAAATCACGGATGAAACAAGGGAAAGAGTGTGGCAAGCCGTTACGCAGCTTAACTATAAAATCAGTTCAAGCCCCAAGCGAAAAGTTTCAACCAAAGATCATTCCAAAAGCAAGTCACACATCAAAATCGGGTGCGTATTAAGCGTGACTAAAGATAAATACAATGATCCTTATTTCATGTCGATCTTATCCGGCGTGGAAGAACGCTTGCTCAGCGCAGGGTATAATCTTGACTTTATTCGGACCGGTATTGAACTGAATAACAATAAAATCTTATTCAATACCTTCAGTGAACCGATTACCGGTCTGATCCTCATGGAATCTTTGAACAACGAAACCTATGAGTACATCCGCAAGCAGGTGCCGTACATCGTGGGGATTGATACAGAACGCGAGGATATCGATAACGTGGGTTATGATCATTACCATGTTGCTTCGATGGCCGTCAACCACCTCATTGAAAAGGGGCACACCCATATTGGATATATCGGAGGAGGCGGATTAAGAGGCAACTTGAAAGGCAGCCGCCGCTATCAAGGCTACTATGCCACCATGCATGCTGCCGGATTAACCGTAAATCCCGATTGGGTGATGGATTGCATGTGGGATGAAACGGTCTGCATCGAACAAATCAATCATTTATGTCAAGCCAAGAACCTTCCCACCGCTTTCTTCGTCGGCAGCGATTTAATGGCCATGGCTGCCCTCAACGGCTTGTATAACAACGACATCTCCGTTCCTAATGAAGTGGCTGTTATAGGGCTGTCCAACATTGAGGTATCCAAATATTCTAACCCCCCGCTGTCTACGATCGATGTGCCAACCAAAGAAATTGGTATGGTCGCTGTCGATAACTTAATAGACAGAATAAACGGAAACCAGCTGCTGCCTAAGAAGGTTATTTTGCCTACCCGTTTGGTTGTGCGCAGTTCAACGTAA
- a CDS encoding DUF4832 domain-containing protein yields MNKAVTVYPLILDDMISNPGIGFTAAPGLMGDPERIYDNRGEEQGKYKFTEDSKTCNHPDSKVYFCNVRWRDVETAQGVYNWEVLEEKLDYPKSIGCTAVVRCSPYALSEEDDIPAWFRAEYPEEPDFPFWRVDPKETPYVAYWSEFIRAFAARFDGHPVISSVDLTIVGAWGEGGGTEFLDPEAIQQITDAYFDGFKITPLQALLHDSMSIRIIKDRKAKVGFRVDCLGDMGGFHGKAWSHMTDFYPQNIQNFNMGDAWEKAPVLFEACWHMNDWYLQGWDIDYIIQETLKWHITSFNNKGTIVPEPWKEKVKAWLNKMGYRFELRKFTYDSVVKAGGELEIRALWANVGVAPIYHRYPLVVRLIGHDQTYTLHSREDIREWLPDEDIAWEESFALPGGMSEGEYRLEIGIETGVKEIGNIRLAIEGYTQGYYPMGKILVERREEGNGEAARF; encoded by the coding sequence GTGAACAAAGCAGTGACGGTTTACCCATTGATATTAGACGACATGATTAGCAACCCAGGCATTGGTTTTACGGCAGCACCGGGGTTAATGGGGGACCCGGAGCGTATTTATGACAATCGGGGGGAAGAGCAGGGAAAATATAAGTTCACGGAAGACAGCAAAACCTGCAACCATCCTGACAGCAAAGTGTATTTCTGCAACGTGCGCTGGCGGGACGTGGAGACGGCTCAAGGGGTGTACAACTGGGAAGTGCTGGAGGAAAAGCTGGACTACCCCAAATCGATCGGATGTACGGCAGTGGTTCGTTGTTCGCCCTATGCTTTAAGCGAAGAGGATGATATACCGGCATGGTTTCGGGCGGAATATCCGGAGGAACCCGACTTTCCCTTCTGGAGAGTAGACCCGAAGGAAACGCCGTATGTGGCGTATTGGTCTGAATTTATTAGGGCATTTGCCGCACGGTTTGACGGGCACCCGGTCATCAGTTCGGTGGATTTGACGATTGTAGGGGCCTGGGGGGAAGGCGGGGGAACCGAGTTTTTAGACCCGGAGGCGATTCAGCAAATTACGGATGCCTACTTCGACGGGTTTAAAATCACGCCTCTTCAGGCGCTACTGCATGACTCGATGTCGATCCGGATCATCAAGGACCGTAAAGCCAAAGTGGGCTTTCGCGTCGATTGCTTGGGGGATATGGGAGGATTTCATGGCAAAGCGTGGTCGCATATGACCGATTTCTACCCCCAGAATATTCAGAATTTTAACATGGGCGATGCTTGGGAGAAGGCTCCGGTGCTGTTTGAAGCATGCTGGCATATGAATGACTGGTATCTGCAGGGCTGGGATATCGATTATATCATTCAAGAAACGTTGAAGTGGCATATTACCTCCTTTAACAACAAAGGGACGATTGTTCCGGAACCGTGGAAAGAGAAAGTCAAGGCTTGGCTGAACAAGATGGGATACCGCTTCGAACTAAGGAAGTTTACGTATGACTCTGTCGTGAAGGCGGGGGGAGAGCTGGAAATCCGTGCTTTGTGGGCCAACGTGGGAGTGGCTCCGATCTATCATCGTTATCCGCTTGTGGTAAGGCTTATCGGCCATGATCAAACGTATACGCTGCATAGCAGAGAAGATATTCGGGAATGGCTGCCGGACGAAGACATTGCCTGGGAGGAAAGCTTCGCTCTGCCGGGCGGAATGTCCGAAGGAGAGTATCGTTTGGAAATCGGCATCGAAACCGGCGTGAAAGAAATCGGAAATATCCGATTGGCGATCGAGGGATACACGCAAGGCTATTACCCGATGGGTAAGATCTTAGTTGAACGGAGGGAAGAAGGGAATGGAGAGGCAGCTAGATTTTAA
- a CDS encoding acyltransferase domain-containing protein, translating to MERQLDFNECMAICNFDYLPEGLEAKYNRYHPDDKSHLIPRDFLSELFEQYQIPEHTRQWIIRGIEEIETHTVLFHFTKFLVEDMCSARNRCDETHYTNMTPECMNQHGDLYSFLLLLACVVPSMEMLQKRSVPQAYYKQIPHQPLKLQLERMVSHGDAKVHDFPWAMNFYTCSIFLLDRFYFIPYRFGDPFTMFRHVNTQEVIALRHAGEEFRSDGQRNGINDVYDPHGCFTSEWLENSESIRANRINPMGFVERETTSILKKEWEPALREGDMLLALHIPSGPGYTPERLKNSMSMAIEFYDKYFPELPIKGFWSASWLYDTRLSLILDNEKSNIVCVQRQFYNYPTLEGDGMLRYEVFGDRNIDPVRIPGGFTTSLQKAAAAYMQTGARFNTLSMIVLKEDIERIGSMPYITDADMEQFHKTVDSHLREVSG from the coding sequence ATGGAGAGGCAGCTAGATTTTAACGAGTGTATGGCCATCTGTAATTTTGATTATTTGCCTGAAGGGTTGGAAGCCAAATATAACCGCTATCATCCGGATGACAAGTCCCATCTCATTCCGCGCGATTTCCTGTCCGAACTCTTCGAGCAATACCAAATTCCCGAACATACCCGGCAATGGATCATTCGTGGGATTGAGGAGATAGAAACTCATACCGTATTATTTCATTTCACCAAATTTTTAGTGGAGGACATGTGCTCTGCGCGCAATCGCTGTGATGAGACCCACTATACCAATATGACTCCGGAATGCATGAACCAACACGGAGATTTATATTCATTTCTTTTGCTGCTGGCCTGTGTTGTCCCTTCCATGGAAATGCTGCAAAAACGTTCCGTACCCCAAGCGTACTATAAGCAAATCCCTCATCAGCCCCTGAAGCTTCAGTTGGAAAGAATGGTATCGCACGGCGATGCCAAGGTTCATGATTTTCCATGGGCGATGAATTTTTATACTTGCTCCATCTTTTTGTTGGACCGGTTTTATTTTATTCCATACCGGTTTGGGGATCCATTTACCATGTTCCGCCATGTAAATACGCAAGAAGTGATTGCCCTTCGGCACGCGGGTGAAGAATTTCGCAGCGATGGACAACGAAATGGAATCAATGATGTGTATGACCCGCATGGATGCTTCACTTCAGAATGGCTGGAGAACAGTGAATCGATCAGAGCCAACCGGATCAATCCGATGGGGTTCGTAGAAAGAGAAACAACGTCGATCTTAAAAAAGGAATGGGAACCGGCACTTCGGGAAGGGGATATGCTTTTAGCGCTGCACATTCCATCCGGGCCCGGATATACGCCGGAACGGCTGAAGAATTCCATGTCCATGGCCATTGAATTCTATGATAAATATTTTCCGGAGTTGCCCATCAAAGGTTTCTGGAGCGCAAGCTGGCTTTATGATACCCGGTTATCGCTCATTTTGGACAACGAAAAAAGCAATATCGTCTGCGTTCAACGACAGTTCTATAATTATCCGACTCTGGAAGGGGACGGGATGCTGCGCTATGAAGTCTTTGGAGACCGAAACATCGATCCGGTCCGCATCCCCGGCGGATTTACAACCTCGCTGCAAAAAGCGGCTGCAGCCTATATGCAGACAGGCGCACGCTTTAACACGTTAAGCATGATTGTATTGAAGGAAGACATCGAACGGATCGGCAGCATGCCTTATATTACAGACGCAGATATGGAGCAATTCCACAAGACCGTTGACAGCCATCTAAGGGAGGTAAGTGGATGA
- a CDS encoding DUF4832 domain-containing protein → MSRYSLENYEKYKTVKIRPEPLSQKSDVSNHGLFEYVAFSWKELEPDRGEYRLEGIQEALNTANNPTLVLTPDLPRWVKDDADDCFAALVRKVGSYIDADRRLAAVVISTLADSKEEWNAYIDSFETQTLLADLQNDRLIRHLRERSRGFGLLVKCSEENWIECCEAFARNHLQKVWKSYPVVLHVTDDACGPHSRREAYRWHAGLSNVNIGLGYNLTLRRLTYPETVSSRGSLPLRFWFVNTGSSRIYRKFQLWVQLKQGEVSYELPLLGGTDSWLTGDLVHNEMIPLQDMPAGEYTLSVGLFFEDRSYIPLNIRNQQQDGYYEMGTIQVEITDEDPLMNIWDSYDPEGYYPLEDPKLPEAD, encoded by the coding sequence ATGAGCCGATATTCGCTCGAAAACTACGAGAAGTATAAAACCGTAAAAATCCGGCCGGAGCCCTTATCCCAAAAAAGTGATGTTTCAAACCACGGCCTATTCGAATATGTTGCCTTTTCGTGGAAAGAACTAGAGCCGGACCGAGGAGAATATAGGCTTGAAGGGATTCAAGAAGCACTTAATACCGCAAACAATCCTACTCTAGTCCTGACACCGGACTTGCCTCGATGGGTCAAGGATGACGCCGATGATTGTTTTGCGGCTTTGGTCCGAAAAGTCGGGAGTTATATCGACGCGGACAGACGCCTTGCAGCCGTCGTGATTTCGACCTTGGCTGACAGCAAGGAAGAATGGAACGCTTATATCGATTCTTTCGAAACGCAGACGCTGCTTGCCGACTTGCAGAACGATAGACTCATTCGGCATTTAAGAGAACGCAGCCGTGGATTCGGCCTGCTGGTCAAATGCAGCGAGGAGAATTGGATCGAATGCTGCGAGGCTTTTGCCAGAAACCATCTGCAGAAGGTATGGAAGAGTTATCCTGTTGTCCTCCATGTGACTGATGACGCTTGCGGTCCTCATAGCAGACGCGAGGCATATCGCTGGCATGCTGGCCTCTCCAACGTGAATATAGGGCTTGGATATAACCTGACTTTGCGCAGATTGACTTATCCGGAAACCGTATCCAGCCGCGGGAGTTTACCGCTGCGATTTTGGTTTGTCAACACGGGCAGTTCGAGAATTTATCGGAAATTTCAATTATGGGTGCAGCTAAAGCAGGGCGAGGTTTCCTATGAGCTTCCGCTGCTTGGGGGAACGGATTCATGGTTAACCGGGGATCTTGTTCATAACGAAATGATACCTTTGCAGGATATGCCGGCGGGTGAATATACGCTCAGTGTGGGACTCTTTTTCGAAGACCGTTCTTACATCCCGCTGAATATACGGAATCAACAACAAGATGGATATTATGAGATGGGTACGATCCAAGTCGAAATCACCGATGAAGATCCGCTGATGAATATATGGGATTCGTACGATCCGGAAGGGTATTATCCATTGGAAGACCCTAAGCTTCCGGAAGCAGACTAG
- a CDS encoding Gfo/Idh/MocA family protein, whose protein sequence is MDLKLALIGAGQRGMIYTRHAYQSEEIVAVVEPDEGRRKAAADEFQIPLERQFESVDEFYRLGKICDAVIISSMDRDHYAQTMEALHIGYDILLEKPISPSPEECLKIQQRANEKGRKVIVCHVLRYTNFFAEIKKIIDSGELGKIITIQHNENIGNFHMAHSFVRGNWRRSDLASPIMMQKSCHDMDILAWLVDSGAKRISSYGSLAYFKEENAPAGSAERCLDCKVAADCRFDARKAYLPVRGQWPATVVSADPTEEGLLQALETSPYGRCVYRMDNDVCDHQVTVIEFKNGVTATFNLSGFTNKMHRTLKIMCEHGEIRADDYSNIIEVTRFNSNMAEASQQTIIRPAAMGGGHHGGDTGLMNDFLENLEKADFNSRSSIDMSVESHLMAYAAEEARVTGTVIDLDLLKEQLEHSVTA, encoded by the coding sequence ATGGATTTGAAATTAGCATTAATCGGCGCAGGACAACGAGGCATGATCTATACAAGACATGCTTACCAAAGCGAGGAGATTGTCGCGGTCGTTGAACCGGATGAAGGCAGAAGAAAGGCGGCGGCGGACGAGTTTCAGATTCCTCTGGAGAGACAATTCGAATCCGTAGACGAATTTTACCGGCTTGGTAAAATTTGCGATGCCGTTATTATTTCTTCCATGGATCGGGACCATTATGCGCAAACAATGGAAGCGCTTCATATCGGTTATGATATTTTGCTTGAAAAACCCATTTCGCCAAGTCCCGAAGAATGCTTGAAAATACAACAAAGAGCCAATGAAAAAGGCCGCAAAGTGATTGTATGCCATGTACTCAGATACACGAATTTTTTTGCGGAGATCAAGAAAATCATCGATAGCGGCGAGCTCGGCAAAATCATCACCATTCAGCATAACGAGAACATCGGCAATTTCCACATGGCCCATTCCTTTGTAAGGGGCAATTGGAGAAGAAGCGATCTGGCGAGTCCGATCATGATGCAGAAGTCCTGCCATGACATGGATATTCTAGCCTGGCTGGTGGATAGCGGGGCCAAACGAATCTCTTCCTATGGCAGCCTCGCTTATTTTAAAGAGGAAAACGCGCCGGCCGGCAGCGCCGAGCGATGCCTGGACTGCAAGGTGGCTGCGGACTGCCGTTTCGATGCCAGAAAAGCATATCTGCCTGTACGAGGGCAATGGCCGGCTACGGTCGTTTCGGCGGATCCGACGGAAGAAGGATTGCTTCAGGCGCTGGAAACGAGTCCGTACGGACGCTGCGTTTACCGGATGGACAATGATGTGTGCGATCATCAGGTGACCGTCATCGAGTTTAAAAACGGGGTCACGGCAACGTTTAATTTAAGCGGGTTTACCAATAAAATGCACCGCACGCTCAAAATCATGTGCGAACATGGAGAAATTCGCGCGGATGATTACTCGAATATCATTGAAGTCACAAGGTTTAACTCCAATATGGCTGAGGCCAGCCAGCAAACGATCATTCGGCCGGCAGCCATGGGCGGCGGGCATCATGGCGGCGATACCGGTCTGATGAACGACTTTTTGGAAAATTTGGAGAAGGCCGATTTCAACAGCAGATCCTCCATTGACATGTCCGTCGAAAGTCATCTGATGGCTTATGCAGCGGAAGAGGCAAGGGTGACCGGCACGGTTATTGATCTTGATCTTCTCAAGGAGCAGCTTGAACATAGTGTTACGGCATAA